The following proteins are co-located in the Vidua macroura isolate BioBank_ID:100142 chromosome 1, ASM2450914v1, whole genome shotgun sequence genome:
- the BTD gene encoding biotinidase isoform X1, with the protein MIFFSSSPRPTCLGFFSSRFMAFTMVALCWQLPICFLFYQVVSGRVRREGHYVAAVYEHESILSPTPAALVERRSALELMGRNLDIYEQQVLAAARQGAQIIVFPEDGIHGFNFTRSSIYPYLDFVPHSHSGKWNPCREPYLYNDTEVIQRLSCMALKNKIFLVANLGTKQPCEHSDPRCPSDGRYQFNTNVAFAADGALLATYRKHNLYFEYAFDTPPEPDYAFFDTPFAGKFGMFTCFDILFFEPAVNLIRQYSLKQIVYPTAWMNQLPLLSAVEFQQAFATAFNVNILAANIHHPTLGMTGSGIYTPVKSFIYHNMESYGGKLIVAEIPVNTADYKTNLESNERFRENLHDSCSTSTSTSLDDEVCYKEQEETPSRESEKGKEQSPPSFYAEMMYDNFTFVPLWGEKGELQVCANTLCCYLNYQRAVLTEELYALGVFDGLHTVHGTYYVQACALVKCGGLSFSTCGQEVTDATALIDFQLWGNMSTPYIFPLLLTSGVTLDFADHMGWKNNYYFLSKNRTSAGLLTAALYGRWYEKD; encoded by the exons ATGATATTTTTCTCAAGCTCCCCCCGCCCAAcctgtctggggtttttttcctctagatTTATGGCATTCACCATggtggctctgtgctggcagctgcccaTCTGCTTTCTCTTCTATCAAGTGGTCTCGGGAAGAGTGAGGAGGGAGGGGCACTACGTGGCGGCTGTGTACGAGCACGAGTCCATCCTGAGCCCGACCCCGGCGGCGCTGGTGGAGCGACGCTCCGCGCTGGAGCTCATGGGCCGGAACCTCGACATCTATGagcagcaagtgctggctgctgccaggcag GGGGCACAGATTATTGTTTTTCCTGAAGATGGAATCCATGGCTTCAACTTCACCAGAAGCTCCATTTACCCTTACTTGGATTTTGTTCCGCATTCACACTCTGGGAAGTGGAATCCCTGCAGAGAGCCCTATTTGTACAATGACACAGAG GTCATTCAGCGCCTGAGCTGCATGGCTCTGAAGAACAAGATATTCCTTGTGGCCAACTTAGGGACCAAGCAGCCGTGTGAGCACTCGGATCCTCGGTGCCCGTCGGACGGGAGGTACCAGTTCAACACCAACGTGGCGTTTGCCGCGGACGGCGCGCTGCTGGCCACGTATCGCAAACACAATCTGTACTTTGAGTACGCTTTTGACACCCCTCCAGAGCCAGACTATGCATTCTTTGACACCCCTTTTGCTGGCAAGTTTGGCATGTTCACTTGCTTTGATATACTCTTTTTTGAGCCTGCAGTGAACCTCATCAGACAATACAGTTTGAAGCAAATTGTTTATCCAACTGCCTGGATGAACCAGCTCCCACTTCTGTCTGCTGTAGAGTTTCAACAAGCTTTTGCAACAGCTTTCAATGTCAATATTTTAGCAGCCAACATCCACCACCCTACCTTGGGCATGACAGGGAGTGGCATATACACTCCAGTCAAATCATTCATCTACCACAACATGGAAAGTTATGGTGGCAAGCTCATAGTAGCAGAAATTCCTGTGAATACTGCAGATTATAAAACCAATTTAGAGAGTAATGAAAGATTTAGAGAGAACTTACATGACTCATGCAGCACCTCTACAAGCACCTCACTGGATGACGAAGTTTGCTATAAGGAGCAAGAAGAGACTCCTAGCAGAGAatctgaaaaaggaaaggaacagtCACCTCCTTCCTTTTATGCAGAAATGATGTATGACAACTTCACTTTTGTTCCGttatggggggaaaagggagagctCCAGGTTTGTGCCAATACCCTTTGTTGTTACTTGAACTATCAGAGAGCTGTTCTAACTGAGGAATTATATGCTTTGGGAGTTTTTGATGGGCTCCATACAGTGCATGGCACATACTATGTCCAGGCCTGTGCCTTGGTGAAATGTGGTGGTCTCAGCTTTAGCACTTGTGGACAGGAGGTCACAGATGCCACTGCTCTGATAGATTTCCAGCTATGGGGAAATATGAGCACCCCTTACATCTTTCCCTTGTTGCTGACATCTGGTGTTACCTTGGACTTTGCTGATCACATGGGCTGGAAAAACAACTACTATTTCCTTAGCAAAAATAGAACATCTGCTGGCCTCCTGACAGCTGCTCTCTATGGACGATGGTATGAAAAGGACTAG
- the BTD gene encoding biotinidase isoform X2: MQQIKAVDMRFMAFTMVALCWQLPICFLFYQVVSGRVRREGHYVAAVYEHESILSPTPAALVERRSALELMGRNLDIYEQQVLAAARQGAQIIVFPEDGIHGFNFTRSSIYPYLDFVPHSHSGKWNPCREPYLYNDTEVIQRLSCMALKNKIFLVANLGTKQPCEHSDPRCPSDGRYQFNTNVAFAADGALLATYRKHNLYFEYAFDTPPEPDYAFFDTPFAGKFGMFTCFDILFFEPAVNLIRQYSLKQIVYPTAWMNQLPLLSAVEFQQAFATAFNVNILAANIHHPTLGMTGSGIYTPVKSFIYHNMESYGGKLIVAEIPVNTADYKTNLESNERFRENLHDSCSTSTSTSLDDEVCYKEQEETPSRESEKGKEQSPPSFYAEMMYDNFTFVPLWGEKGELQVCANTLCCYLNYQRAVLTEELYALGVFDGLHTVHGTYYVQACALVKCGGLSFSTCGQEVTDATALIDFQLWGNMSTPYIFPLLLTSGVTLDFADHMGWKNNYYFLSKNRTSAGLLTAALYGRWYEKD; this comes from the exons atTTATGGCATTCACCATggtggctctgtgctggcagctgcccaTCTGCTTTCTCTTCTATCAAGTGGTCTCGGGAAGAGTGAGGAGGGAGGGGCACTACGTGGCGGCTGTGTACGAGCACGAGTCCATCCTGAGCCCGACCCCGGCGGCGCTGGTGGAGCGACGCTCCGCGCTGGAGCTCATGGGCCGGAACCTCGACATCTATGagcagcaagtgctggctgctgccaggcag GGGGCACAGATTATTGTTTTTCCTGAAGATGGAATCCATGGCTTCAACTTCACCAGAAGCTCCATTTACCCTTACTTGGATTTTGTTCCGCATTCACACTCTGGGAAGTGGAATCCCTGCAGAGAGCCCTATTTGTACAATGACACAGAG GTCATTCAGCGCCTGAGCTGCATGGCTCTGAAGAACAAGATATTCCTTGTGGCCAACTTAGGGACCAAGCAGCCGTGTGAGCACTCGGATCCTCGGTGCCCGTCGGACGGGAGGTACCAGTTCAACACCAACGTGGCGTTTGCCGCGGACGGCGCGCTGCTGGCCACGTATCGCAAACACAATCTGTACTTTGAGTACGCTTTTGACACCCCTCCAGAGCCAGACTATGCATTCTTTGACACCCCTTTTGCTGGCAAGTTTGGCATGTTCACTTGCTTTGATATACTCTTTTTTGAGCCTGCAGTGAACCTCATCAGACAATACAGTTTGAAGCAAATTGTTTATCCAACTGCCTGGATGAACCAGCTCCCACTTCTGTCTGCTGTAGAGTTTCAACAAGCTTTTGCAACAGCTTTCAATGTCAATATTTTAGCAGCCAACATCCACCACCCTACCTTGGGCATGACAGGGAGTGGCATATACACTCCAGTCAAATCATTCATCTACCACAACATGGAAAGTTATGGTGGCAAGCTCATAGTAGCAGAAATTCCTGTGAATACTGCAGATTATAAAACCAATTTAGAGAGTAATGAAAGATTTAGAGAGAACTTACATGACTCATGCAGCACCTCTACAAGCACCTCACTGGATGACGAAGTTTGCTATAAGGAGCAAGAAGAGACTCCTAGCAGAGAatctgaaaaaggaaaggaacagtCACCTCCTTCCTTTTATGCAGAAATGATGTATGACAACTTCACTTTTGTTCCGttatggggggaaaagggagagctCCAGGTTTGTGCCAATACCCTTTGTTGTTACTTGAACTATCAGAGAGCTGTTCTAACTGAGGAATTATATGCTTTGGGAGTTTTTGATGGGCTCCATACAGTGCATGGCACATACTATGTCCAGGCCTGTGCCTTGGTGAAATGTGGTGGTCTCAGCTTTAGCACTTGTGGACAGGAGGTCACAGATGCCACTGCTCTGATAGATTTCCAGCTATGGGGAAATATGAGCACCCCTTACATCTTTCCCTTGTTGCTGACATCTGGTGTTACCTTGGACTTTGCTGATCACATGGGCTGGAAAAACAACTACTATTTCCTTAGCAAAAATAGAACATCTGCTGGCCTCCTGACAGCTGCTCTCTATGGACGATGGTATGAAAAGGACTAG
- the BTD gene encoding biotinidase isoform X3 translates to MVLKRFMAFTMVALCWQLPICFLFYQVVSGRVRREGHYVAAVYEHESILSPTPAALVERRSALELMGRNLDIYEQQVLAAARQGAQIIVFPEDGIHGFNFTRSSIYPYLDFVPHSHSGKWNPCREPYLYNDTEVIQRLSCMALKNKIFLVANLGTKQPCEHSDPRCPSDGRYQFNTNVAFAADGALLATYRKHNLYFEYAFDTPPEPDYAFFDTPFAGKFGMFTCFDILFFEPAVNLIRQYSLKQIVYPTAWMNQLPLLSAVEFQQAFATAFNVNILAANIHHPTLGMTGSGIYTPVKSFIYHNMESYGGKLIVAEIPVNTADYKTNLESNERFRENLHDSCSTSTSTSLDDEVCYKEQEETPSRESEKGKEQSPPSFYAEMMYDNFTFVPLWGEKGELQVCANTLCCYLNYQRAVLTEELYALGVFDGLHTVHGTYYVQACALVKCGGLSFSTCGQEVTDATALIDFQLWGNMSTPYIFPLLLTSGVTLDFADHMGWKNNYYFLSKNRTSAGLLTAALYGRWYEKD, encoded by the exons atTTATGGCATTCACCATggtggctctgtgctggcagctgcccaTCTGCTTTCTCTTCTATCAAGTGGTCTCGGGAAGAGTGAGGAGGGAGGGGCACTACGTGGCGGCTGTGTACGAGCACGAGTCCATCCTGAGCCCGACCCCGGCGGCGCTGGTGGAGCGACGCTCCGCGCTGGAGCTCATGGGCCGGAACCTCGACATCTATGagcagcaagtgctggctgctgccaggcag GGGGCACAGATTATTGTTTTTCCTGAAGATGGAATCCATGGCTTCAACTTCACCAGAAGCTCCATTTACCCTTACTTGGATTTTGTTCCGCATTCACACTCTGGGAAGTGGAATCCCTGCAGAGAGCCCTATTTGTACAATGACACAGAG GTCATTCAGCGCCTGAGCTGCATGGCTCTGAAGAACAAGATATTCCTTGTGGCCAACTTAGGGACCAAGCAGCCGTGTGAGCACTCGGATCCTCGGTGCCCGTCGGACGGGAGGTACCAGTTCAACACCAACGTGGCGTTTGCCGCGGACGGCGCGCTGCTGGCCACGTATCGCAAACACAATCTGTACTTTGAGTACGCTTTTGACACCCCTCCAGAGCCAGACTATGCATTCTTTGACACCCCTTTTGCTGGCAAGTTTGGCATGTTCACTTGCTTTGATATACTCTTTTTTGAGCCTGCAGTGAACCTCATCAGACAATACAGTTTGAAGCAAATTGTTTATCCAACTGCCTGGATGAACCAGCTCCCACTTCTGTCTGCTGTAGAGTTTCAACAAGCTTTTGCAACAGCTTTCAATGTCAATATTTTAGCAGCCAACATCCACCACCCTACCTTGGGCATGACAGGGAGTGGCATATACACTCCAGTCAAATCATTCATCTACCACAACATGGAAAGTTATGGTGGCAAGCTCATAGTAGCAGAAATTCCTGTGAATACTGCAGATTATAAAACCAATTTAGAGAGTAATGAAAGATTTAGAGAGAACTTACATGACTCATGCAGCACCTCTACAAGCACCTCACTGGATGACGAAGTTTGCTATAAGGAGCAAGAAGAGACTCCTAGCAGAGAatctgaaaaaggaaaggaacagtCACCTCCTTCCTTTTATGCAGAAATGATGTATGACAACTTCACTTTTGTTCCGttatggggggaaaagggagagctCCAGGTTTGTGCCAATACCCTTTGTTGTTACTTGAACTATCAGAGAGCTGTTCTAACTGAGGAATTATATGCTTTGGGAGTTTTTGATGGGCTCCATACAGTGCATGGCACATACTATGTCCAGGCCTGTGCCTTGGTGAAATGTGGTGGTCTCAGCTTTAGCACTTGTGGACAGGAGGTCACAGATGCCACTGCTCTGATAGATTTCCAGCTATGGGGAAATATGAGCACCCCTTACATCTTTCCCTTGTTGCTGACATCTGGTGTTACCTTGGACTTTGCTGATCACATGGGCTGGAAAAACAACTACTATTTCCTTAGCAAAAATAGAACATCTGCTGGCCTCCTGACAGCTGCTCTCTATGGACGATGGTATGAAAAGGACTAG
- the BTD gene encoding biotinidase isoform X4, producing MAFTMVALCWQLPICFLFYQVVSGRVRREGHYVAAVYEHESILSPTPAALVERRSALELMGRNLDIYEQQVLAAARQGAQIIVFPEDGIHGFNFTRSSIYPYLDFVPHSHSGKWNPCREPYLYNDTEVIQRLSCMALKNKIFLVANLGTKQPCEHSDPRCPSDGRYQFNTNVAFAADGALLATYRKHNLYFEYAFDTPPEPDYAFFDTPFAGKFGMFTCFDILFFEPAVNLIRQYSLKQIVYPTAWMNQLPLLSAVEFQQAFATAFNVNILAANIHHPTLGMTGSGIYTPVKSFIYHNMESYGGKLIVAEIPVNTADYKTNLESNERFRENLHDSCSTSTSTSLDDEVCYKEQEETPSRESEKGKEQSPPSFYAEMMYDNFTFVPLWGEKGELQVCANTLCCYLNYQRAVLTEELYALGVFDGLHTVHGTYYVQACALVKCGGLSFSTCGQEVTDATALIDFQLWGNMSTPYIFPLLLTSGVTLDFADHMGWKNNYYFLSKNRTSAGLLTAALYGRWYEKD from the exons ATGGCATTCACCATggtggctctgtgctggcagctgcccaTCTGCTTTCTCTTCTATCAAGTGGTCTCGGGAAGAGTGAGGAGGGAGGGGCACTACGTGGCGGCTGTGTACGAGCACGAGTCCATCCTGAGCCCGACCCCGGCGGCGCTGGTGGAGCGACGCTCCGCGCTGGAGCTCATGGGCCGGAACCTCGACATCTATGagcagcaagtgctggctgctgccaggcag GGGGCACAGATTATTGTTTTTCCTGAAGATGGAATCCATGGCTTCAACTTCACCAGAAGCTCCATTTACCCTTACTTGGATTTTGTTCCGCATTCACACTCTGGGAAGTGGAATCCCTGCAGAGAGCCCTATTTGTACAATGACACAGAG GTCATTCAGCGCCTGAGCTGCATGGCTCTGAAGAACAAGATATTCCTTGTGGCCAACTTAGGGACCAAGCAGCCGTGTGAGCACTCGGATCCTCGGTGCCCGTCGGACGGGAGGTACCAGTTCAACACCAACGTGGCGTTTGCCGCGGACGGCGCGCTGCTGGCCACGTATCGCAAACACAATCTGTACTTTGAGTACGCTTTTGACACCCCTCCAGAGCCAGACTATGCATTCTTTGACACCCCTTTTGCTGGCAAGTTTGGCATGTTCACTTGCTTTGATATACTCTTTTTTGAGCCTGCAGTGAACCTCATCAGACAATACAGTTTGAAGCAAATTGTTTATCCAACTGCCTGGATGAACCAGCTCCCACTTCTGTCTGCTGTAGAGTTTCAACAAGCTTTTGCAACAGCTTTCAATGTCAATATTTTAGCAGCCAACATCCACCACCCTACCTTGGGCATGACAGGGAGTGGCATATACACTCCAGTCAAATCATTCATCTACCACAACATGGAAAGTTATGGTGGCAAGCTCATAGTAGCAGAAATTCCTGTGAATACTGCAGATTATAAAACCAATTTAGAGAGTAATGAAAGATTTAGAGAGAACTTACATGACTCATGCAGCACCTCTACAAGCACCTCACTGGATGACGAAGTTTGCTATAAGGAGCAAGAAGAGACTCCTAGCAGAGAatctgaaaaaggaaaggaacagtCACCTCCTTCCTTTTATGCAGAAATGATGTATGACAACTTCACTTTTGTTCCGttatggggggaaaagggagagctCCAGGTTTGTGCCAATACCCTTTGTTGTTACTTGAACTATCAGAGAGCTGTTCTAACTGAGGAATTATATGCTTTGGGAGTTTTTGATGGGCTCCATACAGTGCATGGCACATACTATGTCCAGGCCTGTGCCTTGGTGAAATGTGGTGGTCTCAGCTTTAGCACTTGTGGACAGGAGGTCACAGATGCCACTGCTCTGATAGATTTCCAGCTATGGGGAAATATGAGCACCCCTTACATCTTTCCCTTGTTGCTGACATCTGGTGTTACCTTGGACTTTGCTGATCACATGGGCTGGAAAAACAACTACTATTTCCTTAGCAAAAATAGAACATCTGCTGGCCTCCTGACAGCTGCTCTCTATGGACGATGGTATGAAAAGGACTAG